One genomic region from Capra hircus breed San Clemente chromosome 18, ASM170441v1, whole genome shotgun sequence encodes:
- the PRRG2 gene encoding transmembrane gamma-carboxyglutamic acid protein 2 yields the protein MRGRPSVLLLYLGLATCLDTSSSGKQGREVFLDSPEAQSFLGSRKRVPRANYWDLELFTPGNLERECREEICSWEEAREYFEDNILTDRFWESYIYNGKGGRGRVDVASLAVGLTVGIVLIILAGLGAFWYLHGRRGRRQHSCPQDVELVRPLSDLSPQTPQPPPSPPGLPTYEQALAASGVHDAPPPPYTSLKRHS from the exons ATGAGGGGCCGCCCCTCTGTGCTGCTGCTATACCTGGGATTGGCCACCTGCCTGGACACCTCATCCAGTGGGAAGCAAGGCCGAG AGGTCTTCCTGGACTCCCCAGAGGCACAGAGCTTCCTGGGCAGCCGTAAGCGTGTTCCAAGAGCCAATTACTGGGACCTGGAGTTGTTCACGCCAGGGAACTTGGAACGGGAGTGTCGAGAGGAGATATGTTCCTGGGAAGAGGCGCGAGAGTACTTTGAGGACAATATTCTGACG GATCGCTTTTGGGAAAGCTACATCTACAATGGCAAAGGAG gACGTGGACGAGTGGATGTCGCAAGCCTGGCTGTGGGGCTGACAGTAGGCATTGTGCTCATCATCCTGGCCGGCCTAGGAGCCTTCTGGTATCTACATGGCCGTCGGGGCCGCAGGCAGCATTCCTGTCCTCAAGA TGTCGAACTCGTTAGGCCCCTTAGCGATCTGAGCCCGCAGACGCCCCAGCCTCCACCCTCACCTCCAGGCCTCCCGACCTACGAGCAGGCGCTGGCTGCCTCAGGGGTGCACGACGCACCTCCGCCCCCCTACACAAG TCTCAAGAGACACAGCTGA
- the PRR12 gene encoding proline-rich protein 12 produces MDRNYPSAGFGDPLGAGAGWSYERSAKASLVYGSSRTSHPETDILHRQAYAAPHPLQSYATNHHPAGLSGLFDTGLHHAGSAGPDASVMNLISALESRGPQPGPSASSLLSQFRSPSWQTAMHTPGPTELFISGALPGSSTFPSSSALSAYQHPASFGSRPFPVPSSLSLQDPPFSPPANGLLSPHDVLHLKPSQAPTVPSSLGFERLAGGGVLGPAGLGPAQTPPYRPGPPDPPPPPRHLPTQFNLLASSSAAAAAAAEQSSPQLYNFSGAAPGPPPSERALPRQDTVIKHYQRPASAQPPPPPPPAHALQHYLSCGGSYASMGHRANLACSPLGGGEPSPGAGEPSKAGPSGATAGASGRAAGPEAAGGGGAGGGGGGYRPIIQSPGYKTGKGGYGAAAGSASRPPPARSTATPKCQSLGGPAAAYATGKASGAGGAGGQAYSPGQPQGLLGPQAYGQGFGGGQAQDLSKGPSYSGGPQQPPSGPPPPGLATCQSYSPDQLQGQLYGVQGEPYPGPAAHSQGLPTASPSLSYSTGHSPALSGHGGGWGPSSLGGGGEASPSHIIRPLQSPPAPGRPPGVGSPGAPGKYLSSVLASAPFLAPPGTSSYAAGAGGYKGKGDGSELLAGPGGPPAERTEDEEFLIQHLLQAPSPPRTSGADGLVGEDGAADASKGLGGSGGAGGPPGTPYELAKEDPQRYHLQSVIRTSASLDEGATAALELGLGRLKEKKKGPERGGETPEGLATSVVHYGAGAKELGAFLQKSPPPPQPTAQSAQSAPHGLLLEAGGPDLPLVLPPPPPQLLPSVLSHAPSPSSSAPKVGVHLLEPATRDGAPQPPPPPPPPPPPMPLQLEAHLRSHGLEPGAPSPRLRPEESLEPPGAMQELLGALEPLPAGPGDTGVGPPNTEGKDPSGAYRSPSPQGTKAPRFVPLTSICFPDSLLQDEERSFFPTMEEMFGGGPADDYGKAGPPEDEGDPKAGTGPPPGPPAYDPYGPYCPGRASGAGPETPGLGLDPNKPPELPSTVNAEPLGLIQSGPHQAAPPPPPPPPPPPPPASEPKGGLTSPIFCSTKPKKLLKTSSFHLLRRRDPPFQTPKKLYAQEYEFEADEDKADVPADIRLNPRRLPDLVSSCRSRPALSPLGDIDFCPPNPGPDGPRRRGRKPTKAKRDGPPRPRGRPRIRPLEVPTTAGPASASAPADGAKKPRGRGRGRGRKAEEAGGTRLEPLKPLKIKLSVPKAGEGLGASSGDAVSGADHNSLDSSLTREKIEAKIKEVEEKQPEMKSGFMASFLDFLKSGKRHPPLYQAGLTPPLSPPKSVPPTVPARGLPPQPPTAPTVPHPPPASAFGLGGALEAAESEGLGLGCPSPCKRLDEELKRNLETLPSFSSDEEDSVAKNRDLQESISSAISALDDPPLAGPKDASTPDGPPLAAEAVVPGPPPLPGLPTASSSGTPEPPLLEEKPPPSPPPAPTPQPPPPPPVLPSPPPLVAPAPSSPPPPPAPAPPALPSPPAPVPAPPPPPPLPPPQPAAVPPPPPPEEPAAPSPEDPEPPDARPLHLAKKQETAAVCGETDEEAGESGGEGIFRERDEFVIRAEDIPSLKLALQTGREPPPIWRVQKALLQKFTPEIKDGQRQFCATSNYLGYFGDAKNRYQRLYVKFLENVNKKDYVRVCARKPWHRPPVPVRRSGQAKGPMSAGGSSAPPPKAPVPPPKPENPDKMTSEKPPEQTTDTAVPEPPAPAKPSPPRPVEKEKEKERATRAERPLRGERGMGGRQIRPDRNLTTGQPATSRLPKSRPTKVKAEPPPKKRKKWLKEAAGNASAGGGPPGSSSDSESSPGAPSEDERAVPGRLLKTRAMREMYRSYVEMLVSTALDPDMIQALEDTHDELYLPPMRKIDGLLNEHKKKVLKRLSLSPALQDALHTFPQLQVEQSGEGSPEEGAVRLRPAGEPYNRKTLSKLKRSVVRAQEFKVELDKSGYYTLYHSLHHYKYHTFLRCRDQTLAIEGGAEDLGQEEVVQQCMRNQPWLEQLFDSFSDLLAQAQAHSRCG; encoded by the exons ATGGACAGGAACTACCCCAGCGCCGGCTTCGGGGACCCGCTCGGCGCCGGGGCGGGATGGAGTTACGAGAGGTCAGCGAAAGCTAG CTTGGTCTATGGCAGCTCCAGGACCTCACACCCCGAGACGGACATCTTACACCGCCAGGCCTACGCGGCCCCCCACCCACTGCAAAGCTATGCCACCAACCACCACCCGGCAG GCCTCTCTGGACTCTTCGACACTGGCCTCCATCACGCAGGCTCAGCAGGGCCCGACGCCTCCGTCATGAACCTCATCTCGGCCCTGGAGTCCCGGGGCCCCCAGCCTGGCccttctgcctcctctctcctctcccagtTCCGCAGTCCTTCCTGGCAAACAG CCATGCACACGCCAGGCCCCACGGAGCTCTTCATCTCAGGCGCCCTGCCCGGTTCCAGCACGTTTCCATCCTCCTCCGCCCTGTCGGCTTATCAGCACCCGGCTTCCTTTGGCAGCCGCCCCTTTCCAGTTCCCTCTTCCCTCAGCCTCCAGGATCCCCCATTTAGTCCCCCAGCTAATGGGCTCCTGTCCCCTCATGACGTGCTGCACCTGAAGCCCTCGCAGGCACCCACGGTGCCCTCCTCGCTAGGTTTTGAGCGCCTGGCGGGGGGTGGTGTCCTGGGGCCCGCTGGTCTTGGCCCAGCCCAAACCCCACCTTACCGCCCTGGTCCCCCagacccacccccacctcctcgcCACCTCCCGACTCAGTTCAACCTGTTGGCTTCCTCTtccgctgccgctgctgctgctgctgaacaGTCCTCTCCACAGCTCTACAACTTTTCGGGTGCTGCCCCCGGCCCGCCGCCCTCCGAGCGGGCCCTGCCCCGCCAGGACACCGTCATCAAGCACTACCAGCGGCCCGCCAGTGCccagccccccccacccccacccccagcccatgcCCTCCAGCACTACCTGAGCTGTGGAGGCAGCTACGCCTCCATGGGCCATCGGGCCAACTTGGCCTGCAGCCCGCTGGGCGGTGGGGAACCCTCGCCTGGCGCTGGTGAGCCTAGCAAAGCTGGGCCCAGTGGAGCCACGGCCGGGGCATCGGGCAGGGCTGCGGGCCCTGAGGCAGCCggaggaggtggggcagggggtggcggTGGAGGTTACCGCCCCATCATTCAGTCGCCTGGTTACAAGACGGGCAAAGGTGGTTATGGGGCAGCTGCGGGCAGTGCCAGTAGGCCCCCACCAGCCCGTTCAACCGCCACGCCCAAATGCCAGAGCCTAGGTGGGCCAGCAGCAGCCTATGCCACTGGGAAGGCCTCGGGGGCTGGAGGGGCCGGAGGCCAGGCCTATTCCCCCGGTCAGCCCCAAGGGCTTCTAGGACCCCAGGCCTATGGGCAGGGGTTCGGAGGGGGTCAAGCACAGGACTTGAGCAAAGGCCCTAGCTACTCAGGGGGTCCCCAGCAGCCCCCAAGTGGTCCTCCGCCTCCTGGCCTAGCCACGTGTCAGAGCTATTCCCCAGACCAGCTGCAGGGGCAGCTGTACGGGGTGCAGGGTGAACCGTACCCGGGGCCAGCTGCCCACTCCCAGGGTCTGCCCACGGCCAGCCCCTCGCTCAGCTACAGTACTGGCCATTCCCCAGCACTCTCGGGCCATGGAGGCGGTTGGGGGCCCAGCTCCCTGGGGGGCGGCGGAGAGGCCAGCCCTTCTCACATCATCCGCCCGCTACAGTCGCCACCTGCCCCTGGCCGCCCACCCGGAGTCGGCTCTCCAGGAGCCCCTGGCAAATACCTGAGCTCCGTCCTGGCCTCAGCCCCGTTCCTGGCACCCCCAGGGACCAGCAGCTATGCAGCTGGAGCAGGTGGCTACAAGGGCAAGGGGGACGGCTCCGAGCTGCTGGCGGGCCCTGGTGGGCCTCCTGCTGAGCGCACGGAGGATGAAGAATTCCTCATTCAGCACCTCCTCCAGGCGCCCAGCCCCCCGCGGACCTCAGGGGCAGATGGCCTGGTGGGCGAAGATGGGGCGGCAGATGCCTCCAAGGGACTTGGGGGgagtggtggggctgggggtcccCCAGGCACACCCTATGAGCTGGCCAAGGAAGACCCCCAGCGGTACCATCTGCAGAGCGTCATCCGGACCAGCGCCAGCCTTGATGAGGGTGCCACCGCAGCCCTGGAGCTTGGCCTGGGGCGgctgaaggagaagaagaaagggcCGGAACGGGGTGGCGAGACCCCCGAGGGGCTGGCCACCTCAGTTGTCCACTATGGGGCAGGTGCCAAGGAGCTGGGGGCCTTCCTCCAAAAGAGCCCTCCGCCCCCGCAACCCACGGCCCAGTCGGCCCAGTCTGCCCCCCATGGCCTCCTCCTAGAGGCAGGGGGCCCCGACCTCCCTCTGGTGctgccgccccctcctccccagctgctcCCCTCGGTCCTCAGCCAcgctcccagcccctcctccagtgCTCCCAAAGTCGGCGTCCACCTCCTTGAGCCGGCCACCCGAGATGGGGCACCCCAGCCGCCCccgccacctcccccacccccaccgcccatGCCCCTCCAGCTTGAGGCCCACCTCCGCAGCCATGGCCTAGAGCCTGGTGCCCCCAGCCCCCGTCTGCGGCCGGAGGAGAGCCTGGAGCCGCCTGGTGCCATGCAAGAATTGCTGGGGGCCCTGGAGCCGCTACCTGCTGGGCCTGGTGACACTGGTGTGGGCCCACCCAACaccgagggcaaggatccctccggTGCCTACCGCAGCCCCAGCCCGCAAGGCACCAAGGCCCCCCGCTTTGTGCCACTCACCTCCATCTGCTTCCCTGACTCCTTGCTCCAAGACGAGGAGCGCAGTTTCTTCCCCACCATGGAGGAGATGTTTGGCGGAGGGCCGGCGGATGACTATGGCAAGGCTGGGCCGCCCGAGGACGAGGGTGATCCCAAGGCGGGCACTGGGCCGCCCCCCGGGCCCCCTGCCTATGATCCCTACGGGCCCTACTGCCCTGGCCGGGCATCCGGAGCCGGCCCCGAGACTCCGGGCCTGGGCCTGGACCCCAACAAGCCACCCGAGCTGCCCTCCACAGTCAACGCTGAGCCTCTGGGCCTGATCCAGAGTGGGCCGCACCAGgcagcccccccgcccccgcctccccctccGCCACCGCCGCCCCCTGCCTCGGAGCCCAAGGGAGGCCTGACCTCGCCCATCTTCTGCTCTACCAAGCCAAAGAAGCTGCTCAAGACGTCCTCTTTCCACCTGCTGCGGCGCCGCGACCCCCCCTTCCAGACGCCCAAGAAACTGTATGCCCAGGAGTATGAGTTTGAGGCCGATGAGGACAAAGCCGACGTGCCCGCTGACATCCGCCTCAACCCCCGGCGCCTGCCTGACCTCGTGTCCAGCTGCCGCTCCCGCCCGGCGCTCTCCCCGTTGGGTGATATTGACTTCTGTCCACCCAACCCAGGCCCGGATGGCCCCCGGCGTAGAGGTCGCAAACCCACCAAGGCCAAGCGTGATGGGCCGCCCCGGCCCCGCGGGAGACCCCGGATTCGCCCACTGGAGGTCCCCACCACCGCTGGGCCAGCCTCAGCCTCCGCACCTGCTGATGGGGCTAAGAAACctcggggccggggccggggccggggcaggAAGGCCGAGGAGGCAGGGGGCACACGGCTGGAGCCCCTGAAACCACTGAAG ATCAAGCTGTCTGTGCCCAAGGCCGGCGAGGGTCTGGGAGCCTCCTCGGGTGATGCCGTGTCGGGAGCTGACCACAACAGCCTGGACTCCAGCCTCACTCGGGAGAAGATTGAGGCCAAGATCAAGGAGGTGGAGGAGAAGCAGCCTGAGATGAAGTCCGGCTTCATGGCTTCATTCCTAGACTTTCTCAAGTCAGGCAAGCGCCATCCACCACTCTACCAGGCTGGCCTGACACCCCCGCTCAGCCCCCCTAAGAGTGTGCCGCCCACTGTGCCGGCCCGGGgcctgcctccccagccccccaccgcccccactgTGCCACACCCCCCACCCGCCAGCGCCTTTGGGCTGGGGGGCGCGCTGGAGGCTGCAGAGAGCGAGGGGCTGGGGCTCGGCTGCCCTTCGCCCTGTAAGCGGCTGGACGAGGAGCTGAAGCGGAACCTGGAGACCCTGCCCTCCTTCTCCTCCGATGAGGAAGACTCTGTTGCCAAGAACCGGGACCTCCAGGAGAGCATCTCCTCAGCCATCTCTGCTCTCGATGACCCGCCGCTGGCCGGGCCTAAGGACGCCTCCACTCCGGATGGGCCCCCCTTGGCTGCAGAGGCTGTGGTCCCCGGGCCACCCCCGCTCCCGGGGCTCCCCACCGCCAGCAGCAGTGGCACACCTG AGCCCCCGCTGCTGGAGGAGAAGCCCCCGCCCTCGCCGCCTCCCGCCCCGACACCGCAGCCGCCGCCCCCACCGCCAGTCCTGCCCTCTCCACCCCCGCTGGTGGCCCCCGCACCCAGCtcgccgccgccaccgcccgcTCCCGCCCCGCCGGCCCTGCCGTCGCCACCCGCCCCCGTGCCCgcaccgccaccgccgccgccgctgccaccaCCGCAGCCGGCCGCCgtgcccccgccgccgcccccggaGGAGCCCGCCGCCCCGTCCCCCGAGGACCCGGAGCCACCTGACGCCCGGCCCCTGCACCTGGCCAAGAAGCAGGAGACGGCGGCCGTGTGCGGGGAGACAGACGAGGAGGCGGGTGAGAGCGGCGGGGAGGGCATCTTCCGCGAGCGCGACGAGTTCGTCATCCGCGCTGAGGACATCCCTTCTCTCAAG CTGGCCTTGCAGACTGGGCGTGAGCCCCCACCCATCTGGCGAGTCCAGAAGGCGCTGCTGCAGAAATTCACTCCAGAGATCAAGGATGGACAGCGACAGTTTTGTGCCACCAGTAAT TATTTGGGGTACTTCGGGGACGCCAAAAACCGGTACCAGCGCCTGTACGTCAAGTTCCTGGAAAACGTCAACAAGAAGGATTACGTGAGGGTCTGTGCTCGGAAACCTTGGCACCGGCCCCCAGTGCCTGTCAG GCGCTCTGGGCAGGCCAAGGGTCCCATGTCCGCTGGGGGTAGCTCCGCACCGCCCCCCAAGGCCCCGGTACCACCTCCTAAGCCCGAGAACCCTGACAAAATGACATCCGAGAAGCCCCCCGAGCAGACGACTGACACGGCCGTGCCTGAGCCCCCTGCCCCCGCGAAGCCGTCGCCACCACGGCCCgttgagaaggaaaaggagaaagagagggcaACGCGCGCAGAACGGCCGCTGCGGGGCGAGCGGGGCATGGGTGGCCGGCAGATTCGGCCGGATCGGAACCTTACCACGGGCCAGCCCGCCACCTCTCGGCTGCCCAAGTCCCGACCCACCAAGGTGAAGGCCGAGCCGCCCcccaagaagaggaagaagtggCTGAAGGAGGCGGCGGGCAACGCCTCGGCGGGCGGGGGCCCACCGGGCAGCTCCTCAGACTCGGAGTCGTCCCCCGGGGCCCCCAGCGAGGACG AGCGGGCAGTACCTGGGCGTCTGCTGAAAACCCGGGCGATGCGGGAAATGTACCGGAGCTACGTGGAGATGCTGGTGAGCACGGCACTTGACCCAGACATGATCCAGGCCCTGGAGGACACACATG ATGAGCTGTACCTCCCACCCATGCGGAAGATTGATGGCCTCCTGAATGAGCACAAGAAAAAAGTCCTGAAGCGGCTGTCGCTGAGCCCAGCCCTGCAG GACGCCCTGCACACGTTCCCCCAGCTGCAAGTGGAGCAGAGTGGGGAGGGCTCCCCTGAGGAGGGGGCCGTGCGGCTGCGGCCAGCCGGGGAACCCTACAACCGCAAGACGCTCAGCAAGCTCAAGAGGAGCGTGGTCCGAGCCCAG GAGTTCAAGGTTGAACTGGACAAATCGGGATACTACACGCTCTACCACTCACTCCACCACTATAAGTACCACACCTTCCTGCGCTGCCGGGACCAG ACCCTGGCCATCGAGGGCGGCGCAGAGGACCTAGGCCAGGAGGAGGTAGTCCAGCAGTGCATGCGGAATCAGCCGTGGCTGGAACAGCTCTTTGACTCCTTCAGCGACCTGCTGGCCCAAGCACAGGCCCACAGCCGCTGCGGGTGA